Proteins from one Dysgonomonas sp. HDW5A genomic window:
- a CDS encoding SoxR reducing system RseC family protein has translation MKSKYTSLLRFETIIIIFILVAFSLTWISWGKLIVTGWDLPSLYKKTTKISNTIMFFAKKDSPHLAYVFYIVPLLSLISGIFLFKMRYRTANLILVLTSILGIFVSIYMYIYFITSKMFKLSNAGGGIHLLLLVSSIGLIWSFIYCIRKKKNKDIPLEAVSETNDLL, from the coding sequence ATGAAATCAAAATATACCTCTTTATTGAGATTCGAAACGATCATTATTATATTTATTCTCGTGGCTTTTTCTTTGACCTGGATAAGCTGGGGTAAGCTCATTGTTACAGGGTGGGATCTGCCTTCTTTGTATAAAAAGACTACCAAAATTTCGAATACAATCATGTTCTTCGCTAAAAAGGATTCTCCACATCTAGCATATGTATTTTACATAGTACCGTTATTGAGTTTAATATCGGGTATTTTTTTGTTTAAGATGAGATACCGAACCGCTAATCTTATATTAGTACTCACTTCTATATTGGGAATATTTGTTTCTATATATATGTATATTTATTTTATTACCTCCAAGATGTTTAAACTCTCCAATGCAGGAGGAGGTATACACCTCTTACTTTTGGTCAGCAGTATAGGGTTGATATGGTCGTTTATATATTGTATCAGAAAAAAGAAAAATAAGGATATTCCTTTAGAAGCAGTTTCTGAAACTAATGACCTGCTTTAA
- a CDS encoding lytic transglycosylase domain-containing protein — protein MKKYIILAASIACVCSLGVFLLSTSEATLEERKNPKVLAMTTSIEIPDEVSLAGESLKLDRYDLHERFDREINSFAYLHSTTLLLIKRANRIFPIIDPILKANGIPEDFRYLAAIESSLDPRAVSSAKASGLWQLMPATATQFGLEVTSEVDERYSIEKSTQAACKYLNSAYRKYGNWSSVAMSYNAGMGRISGELDKQQAEDSLDLWLVEETSRYYFRMLALKCIFENPYKYGYVISADQLYKPIQFNSVEVTQSIPDLASFAKDNGVTYAQLKDFNSWLRDRKLTITPKSQSSYTILIPNSESLYYKRGEKIKVYDKRWVTE, from the coding sequence ATGAAGAAATATATAATACTAGCTGCTTCAATTGCATGTGTGTGTTCATTAGGTGTGTTTTTGCTGTCTACTTCGGAAGCCACTCTTGAAGAACGGAAAAATCCTAAAGTTTTGGCAATGACAACCTCTATCGAAATACCCGATGAAGTGAGTCTGGCAGGTGAAAGTTTGAAACTTGACAGATATGATCTTCATGAGCGTTTCGATCGTGAGATAAATAGTTTTGCATACCTTCATTCAACTACGCTGTTGCTTATCAAAAGAGCTAACCGTATTTTCCCGATTATAGACCCTATATTGAAAGCGAACGGTATACCCGAAGATTTCAGGTATTTGGCTGCAATTGAGAGTTCGCTTGATCCTCGGGCAGTATCATCAGCCAAAGCATCGGGTTTATGGCAGCTGATGCCTGCCACTGCTACTCAATTCGGGCTGGAGGTTACCAGTGAAGTTGATGAGAGATATTCTATCGAAAAATCGACTCAGGCGGCTTGTAAATATCTAAACAGTGCTTATCGTAAGTATGGAAACTGGTCAAGCGTAGCTATGTCATACAATGCAGGCATGGGACGTATCAGCGGCGAATTGGATAAACAACAAGCTGAAGATAGTTTAGATTTGTGGTTGGTGGAAGAAACTTCACGTTATTATTTTAGAATGTTGGCACTCAAATGTATTTTTGAGAATCCCTATAAATATGGCTATGTAATATCTGCCGATCAATTGTATAAACCGATTCAATTTAACTCGGTTGAGGTTACTCAAAGCATACCCGATCTGGCCTCTTTTGCCAAAGATAATGGTGTGACTTATGCTCAATTGAAAGATTTCAACTCCTGGTTAAGGGATCGTAAATTGACCATAACCCCAAAAAGTCAAAGTTCGTATACTATTCTTATACCTAATAGCGAGTCTCTTTATTATAAGAGAGGCGAAAAAATAAAAGTATATGATAAAAGATGGGTTACGGAGTAA
- the cdaA gene encoding diadenylate cyclase CdaA, with the protein MYQLYNLVKKSGTTTIFKGIIAFIILWIIVSHVLQMRLMGAILNKFVSIGMFVIIILFQDEIRRFLMTLGANSVFRSLVKLFGGKSRDTGGNNFVTPIVLACMNMSKTYTGALIVIEREMSLGIYEQTGEIINADVSTRLIENIFFKNSPLHDGAMIISKGKVTAAGCILPISQNPNLPKQFGLRHRAGLGVSQETDAQVITVSEERGKISFMSRGHIYPNITPEKLQELLNQPVGKTDKSERTHK; encoded by the coding sequence ATGTATCAGTTGTATAATCTTGTCAAAAAATCGGGAACTACCACCATATTTAAAGGGATAATAGCATTTATTATACTCTGGATTATCGTTTCGCATGTACTGCAAATGAGACTGATGGGGGCTATCCTCAATAAATTTGTAAGTATCGGAATGTTTGTCATTATTATCCTCTTTCAAGACGAGATCAGGCGCTTCCTTATGACACTGGGTGCCAATAGTGTATTCCGGTCATTGGTTAAGCTTTTTGGTGGTAAAAGCCGTGATACCGGCGGAAATAATTTTGTAACGCCTATTGTTCTGGCATGTATGAATATGTCTAAGACTTATACCGGAGCTTTAATTGTTATAGAGCGGGAGATGTCGTTGGGAATATATGAGCAAACAGGTGAGATTATAAATGCAGATGTCAGTACACGTTTAATCGAAAATATATTTTTCAAGAATAGTCCGCTTCATGATGGGGCAATGATTATTTCGAAAGGAAAAGTGACTGCTGCCGGTTGTATATTACCCATATCACAAAACCCGAACCTTCCCAAACAATTTGGATTGAGACATAGGGCAGGACTTGGTGTTAGTCAGGAAACAGATGCACAAGTTATAACAGTTTCCGAGGAAAGGGGTAAAATTTCATTTATGAGTAGAGGACACATATATCCTAATATAACTCCCGAAAAACTACAGGAATTGCTAAATCAACCTGTAGGTAAGACTGATAAATCAGAACGTACACATAAATAA
- the uvrA gene encoding excinuclease ABC subunit UvrA translates to MDHKVEETELISVYGARVHNLKNIDVDIPRNSLVVITGLSGSGKSSLAFDTIFAEGQRRYIETFSAYARNFLGGMERPDVDKITGLSPVISIEQKTTNRNPRSTVGTTTEIYDFLRLLYARAGDAYSYLTGEKMVKYTEEQILELILTRYLGKKIYILAPVVRNRKGHYKELFEQIRKKGYLNVRIDGEIREILPGMRVDRYKNHSIEILVDKMAVSNKFSDQLKNSVRVGMKQGDGLIMIQDVESGEVRHYSSQLMCPSSGLSYGEPAPHNFSFNSPFGACPKCKGLGVVNQIDMDKIVPKPEQSIHAGGIAPLGKYKNSLFFWQIEAICEKYGVTIKTPIKNIPEEALDEIMFGTDEKLEIKNETLGGSTYSVTFEGVAKYINMQQESEASATAQKWANQFITTRTCPDCKGQRLNIEALHYKINDKNIAELSVMDIQELYDWVQNMDEHISEKQRHIAAEVKKEILSRLTFLLDVGLSYLSLNRASASLSGGESQRIRLATQIGSQLVNVLYILDEPSIGLHQRDNVRLIKSLKKLRDSGNSVIVVEHDKDMMLEADYIIDMGPFAGRRGGEVVFAGTPAEMLKADTMTSDYLNERKMIEVPKKRRKGNGHFVELKGATGNNLKSVDIKIPLGTLTCVTGVSGSGKSSLLNGTLLPILSQYFFRSLADPLPYKSFKGMEFVDKVISVDQSPIGRTPRSNPATYTGIFSDIRNLFVSLPEAKIRGYKPGRFSFNIKGGRCETCGGNGYKTIEMNFLPDVFVPCEDCHGKRYNRETLEVRFKGKSIADVLDMTINAAVEFFENTPNILHKIKVLQDVGLGYIKLGQPSTTLSGGESQRVKLATELARTDTGNTIYILDEPTTGLHFEDIRVLLNVLNQLVERGNTVIVIEHNLDIIKCADYIIDMGPEGGSGGGMLMMQGTPEELVRKNAGITANFLKIELKI, encoded by the coding sequence ATGGATCACAAAGTTGAAGAGACTGAATTAATATCTGTATACGGAGCGCGTGTACACAATCTGAAAAATATTGATGTTGATATTCCCCGTAATTCACTGGTTGTTATTACCGGATTGAGTGGTAGCGGAAAATCTTCCTTAGCGTTTGATACAATATTTGCAGAGGGTCAACGACGCTATATCGAAACATTTTCGGCATACGCACGTAACTTCTTAGGAGGAATGGAGCGTCCCGATGTAGATAAGATAACAGGATTAAGTCCTGTTATTTCGATTGAACAGAAAACCACAAATCGTAATCCTCGTTCTACAGTAGGAACTACGACCGAAATATATGACTTCCTACGTCTTCTATATGCAAGGGCAGGAGATGCTTATTCGTATTTAACCGGAGAGAAGATGGTTAAGTATACCGAAGAGCAGATACTTGAGCTTATTTTGACCCGTTATTTGGGTAAGAAAATATATATATTGGCTCCTGTTGTTAGGAATCGTAAAGGACACTACAAGGAACTTTTCGAGCAGATCAGAAAGAAAGGTTATCTGAATGTGCGTATCGATGGTGAGATTCGAGAGATTCTTCCCGGAATGCGTGTCGATCGTTATAAGAATCACAGTATCGAGATTCTGGTCGATAAGATGGCTGTATCCAATAAATTCAGTGATCAGTTGAAGAATAGTGTACGGGTGGGGATGAAACAGGGTGATGGGCTGATTATGATCCAAGATGTTGAATCAGGAGAAGTGCGTCATTACAGTAGCCAGTTGATGTGCCCCAGCTCGGGCTTGTCGTATGGAGAGCCTGCACCACATAATTTTTCATTCAATTCGCCATTTGGAGCATGTCCTAAATGTAAAGGTTTGGGAGTTGTCAATCAGATCGATATGGATAAGATTGTACCAAAGCCCGAACAAAGTATACATGCCGGAGGTATAGCACCTCTTGGTAAATATAAGAACTCTTTGTTCTTCTGGCAGATCGAAGCTATTTGTGAAAAATACGGAGTGACTATAAAAACTCCGATTAAAAATATTCCCGAAGAAGCTCTGGATGAAATAATGTTTGGAACTGACGAGAAACTCGAAATAAAAAACGAGACTTTAGGAGGTTCTACATATAGCGTAACTTTCGAAGGTGTTGCAAAATACATCAACATGCAACAAGAGAGCGAAGCATCGGCTACCGCTCAGAAATGGGCAAATCAGTTTATAACAACCAGAACTTGTCCCGATTGTAAAGGTCAGCGTCTTAATATTGAGGCTCTGCATTACAAGATCAATGATAAAAATATTGCAGAATTATCGGTTATGGATATCCAGGAGCTTTATGACTGGGTACAAAATATGGACGAGCATATCTCTGAAAAGCAAAGACATATTGCTGCTGAGGTAAAAAAAGAGATTCTTTCACGTTTGACTTTTCTTCTCGATGTGGGATTAAGTTATTTGTCACTCAATAGAGCTTCTGCATCCTTGTCGGGTGGTGAGAGTCAGCGTATACGACTTGCTACACAGATTGGTTCTCAGCTTGTTAATGTCCTTTATATTCTCGATGAGCCTAGTATTGGTCTTCATCAACGGGATAATGTGAGATTGATTAAATCTCTGAAAAAATTAAGAGATTCAGGTAATTCGGTTATTGTTGTAGAGCATGATAAAGATATGATGCTCGAAGCCGATTATATTATAGATATGGGGCCTTTTGCGGGTCGTAGAGGAGGAGAAGTTGTATTTGCTGGAACTCCGGCAGAGATGCTTAAAGCCGACACCATGACTTCCGACTATCTGAATGAGCGAAAAATGATAGAAGTGCCTAAGAAACGAAGAAAAGGTAACGGGCATTTTGTGGAACTGAAAGGTGCAACAGGCAATAATCTGAAATCTGTAGACATAAAAATTCCTCTAGGTACACTTACTTGTGTTACCGGAGTATCGGGTAGTGGTAAATCAAGTTTGTTGAACGGAACTTTGCTGCCGATACTTAGCCAATACTTTTTCAGATCGCTTGCAGACCCCCTTCCGTACAAATCGTTCAAAGGAATGGAGTTTGTAGATAAGGTGATTAGTGTAGACCAATCGCCCATCGGAAGAACCCCTCGTTCTAATCCGGCAACATATACAGGAATATTTTCGGATATAAGAAATTTATTTGTAAGTCTTCCCGAAGCTAAAATAAGAGGCTATAAGCCTGGTAGGTTTTCCTTTAACATAAAAGGAGGGCGTTGTGAGACATGTGGAGGCAATGGTTATAAGACGATTGAAATGAACTTCTTGCCCGATGTATTTGTTCCATGTGAGGACTGTCATGGTAAACGTTATAATAGAGAAACTCTTGAAGTAAGATTTAAAGGGAAATCTATAGCCGATGTTTTAGATATGACGATTAATGCGGCAGTTGAGTTCTTTGAAAATACACCTAATATCTTACACAAGATTAAGGTTCTTCAGGATGTGGGATTAGGTTATATTAAACTGGGTCAGCCCTCTACAACGCTGTCAGGAGGAGAATCGCAACGGGTGAAACTAGCTACAGAATTAGCACGGACAGATACAGGTAATACTATCTATATCTTGGATGAGCCTACTACCGGACTTCATTTCGAAGATATAAGGGTTTTATTAAATGTGCTGAATCAATTGGTTGAGAGAGGAAATACCGTTATTGTAATAGAGCATAATCTTGATATAATTAAGTGTGCCGATTATATAATAGATATGGGACCTGAAGGTGGATCAGGAGGCGGAATGTTGATGATGCAGGGTACCCCCGAAGAATTAGTGAGGAAAAATGCAGGTATTACTGCGAATTTCCTTAAAATAGAGTTAAAAATATAA
- a CDS encoding YicC/YloC family endoribonuclease, with product MIQSMTGFGKATAELSNKKITVEVKSLNSKQLDLSVRIPSVYKEQELNVRSLIARRLERGKVDFAIYVENTSKETTSQINQNVLESYYNQIKNSSEKLGIDVPSDWFQVLLRLPDVLKYEAQDADEEEWKVVADVINQALDQLVEFRKQEGKMLEDLFIQKISNIGNLMTAIEPFEGERVEKVKARIIEALEKIENFDYDKNRFEQEMIYYIEKLDINEEKARLKNHLKYFLETLNDTSGQGKKLGFITQEMGREINTTGSKANHVQMQQLVVQMKDELEQIKEQVLNVL from the coding sequence ATGATACAGTCGATGACAGGATTTGGCAAAGCAACAGCCGAATTATCGAATAAGAAAATTACTGTTGAGGTTAAATCTTTGAATAGTAAACAGCTTGATCTATCAGTGCGTATTCCTAGTGTGTATAAAGAACAGGAGTTAAACGTGCGTAGCCTGATAGCTCGTCGTCTCGAACGAGGTAAGGTTGATTTTGCTATTTATGTCGAGAATACAAGTAAGGAAACTACATCTCAGATAAATCAGAATGTACTTGAATCGTATTACAACCAGATTAAAAATTCTTCTGAAAAGTTAGGAATTGATGTACCATCGGATTGGTTTCAAGTACTATTAAGATTACCCGATGTTTTGAAATATGAAGCACAGGATGCAGATGAGGAAGAATGGAAAGTTGTAGCAGATGTCATTAATCAGGCATTAGATCAACTTGTTGAATTCAGAAAGCAGGAAGGTAAAATGTTGGAAGACCTCTTTATTCAGAAGATTTCTAATATCGGTAATTTGATGACAGCTATAGAGCCTTTCGAAGGCGAGCGTGTTGAAAAGGTGAAAGCTCGTATTATTGAGGCTCTTGAAAAAATCGAGAATTTTGATTACGATAAGAACCGTTTCGAACAAGAGATGATTTATTATATCGAAAAGTTAGATATAAATGAGGAAAAAGCCCGTTTGAAAAACCATCTTAAGTATTTTCTTGAAACACTGAACGACACGTCGGGTCAGGGTAAAAAGCTTGGCTTCATAACTCAGGAAATGGGACGTGAAATAAATACAACAGGATCTAAGGCTAATCATGTGCAGATGCAACAATTGGTTGTACAGATGAAAGATGAATTAGAGCAAATCAAGGAGCAAGTACTTAACGTACTGTAA
- the folP gene encoding dihydropteroate synthase → MIKTINIKGELLDLSTPVVMGILNVTPDSFYEGSRKQNEADILKRVEEIILQGGTIVDIGAQSTRPSSQFLSSEEEIERLSPALSAINREFPDVILSVDTFHANVAKVCVQDYGVAIVNDISGGSLDVNMFQTVADLHVPYILMHMRGTPQTMQKLNNYDDLVQDIAYYFSEKVARLHQLGVNDIILDPGFGFSKDVSQNYELMRHLNFFENFELPLLVGISRKSMITKFLEVASSEALNGTTVLNTYALMNGANILRVHDVKEACEAVKITEQLRYK, encoded by the coding sequence ATGATAAAGACGATAAATATCAAAGGAGAATTACTTGATCTGTCTACCCCTGTGGTGATGGGGATACTCAATGTTACACCTGATTCTTTTTATGAAGGAAGCCGCAAACAAAATGAGGCAGACATATTAAAGAGGGTAGAGGAGATCATTCTTCAAGGTGGGACTATTGTTGATATAGGTGCGCAGTCGACTCGTCCATCCTCACAATTCCTTTCATCAGAAGAAGAGATCGAACGTTTATCGCCTGCTTTATCGGCTATAAATCGGGAATTTCCCGATGTTATTTTGTCTGTAGATACTTTTCATGCGAATGTTGCCAAAGTATGTGTGCAGGATTATGGAGTTGCTATCGTTAATGATATTTCTGGAGGAAGTCTTGATGTTAATATGTTTCAGACTGTCGCCGATCTTCATGTACCGTATATTTTGATGCACATGAGGGGTACTCCTCAAACCATGCAAAAGCTGAATAATTATGACGATTTAGTTCAGGATATAGCTTATTATTTCTCCGAAAAGGTAGCTCGTTTGCATCAATTGGGCGTCAATGATATTATTCTTGACCCCGGATTTGGATTCTCGAAAGACGTATCCCAAAATTACGAATTGATGAGGCATTTGAATTTTTTTGAAAATTTTGAATTACCTTTGCTTGTAGGCATATCACGAAAATCGATGATAACCAAGTTTCTCGAAGTGGCATCTTCAGAGGCACTTAATGGTACTACGGTTCTTAATACATATGCTCTGATGAACGGTGCTAATATTTTGCGTGTTCATGATGTGAAGGAAGCTTGTGAAGCTGTTAAAATCACAGAGCAGTTGAGATATAAGTAA
- the gmk gene encoding guanylate kinase, producing MGKLLIFSAPSGAGKSTIVNYLLEQDLNLSFSISATSRPPRGTEQNGVEYYFLSPDEFREKIKNNEFLEYEEVYTDRYYGTLKSEIQRITDNGGNVIFDVDVVGGCHIKEHYGDKALSVFVEPPSIEALRDRLEKRGTDNAEVIQDRIAKAEYEITFAPRFDVIIHNENLEVAKAEVLAVVSKFLQE from the coding sequence ATGGGTAAACTTCTTATTTTTTCCGCACCTTCGGGAGCAGGAAAATCGACAATAGTAAATTATTTATTGGAGCAGGATCTGAATCTTTCTTTTTCTATTTCTGCCACCAGCCGTCCTCCGAGAGGAACCGAACAAAATGGAGTAGAATATTATTTTTTATCTCCTGATGAATTCAGGGAAAAAATAAAAAATAATGAGTTCCTCGAATACGAAGAGGTTTATACTGATAGATATTATGGGACTTTAAAATCCGAAATTCAACGTATTACCGATAATGGAGGCAATGTTATCTTTGATGTTGATGTTGTAGGAGGTTGTCATATTAAAGAGCATTACGGCGATAAGGCTCTTTCGGTGTTTGTAGAGCCACCATCAATTGAGGCATTGAGAGATAGACTGGAGAAAAGAGGCACGGATAATGCCGAAGTAATCCAAGACCGGATTGCAAAAGCTGAATACGAAATAACATTTGCTCCCCGTTTTGATGTGATTATTCACAATGAAAATCTCGAAGTGGCAAAAGCTGAGGTTTTGGCTGTCGTTTCTAAATTTCTTCAAGAATGA
- a CDS encoding voltage-gated chloride channel family protein: protein MRKISIHFRLILRNYPFILYILKWITISAVIGICIGSASALFLHSLDFVTNYRQSHLWIMAFLPIAGVFIGLLYHYYGKEANAGNNLLIDTIHKPEQRIPFRMAPLVYIGTVVTHLFGGSAGREGTAIQMAGAIADVFRKPFRLTSEESRILLVAATAAGFGSVFGTPLAGAIFGLEFFLIGRLRYNALLPALLSSVIADLATKAWQAHHTHYSISFVPEISAETLLYTIFAGVAFGLCAVFFSKGIHYVTALFKSKIKYPPFRPFVGGLIVIIAVWAMDTTDYIGLGIPVIVDSFDHQLVPYAFLLKIAFTIITLAAGFKGGEVTPLFFIGAALGNALSLFIPLPMGLLAGIGFVAVFAGATNTPIACSIMAIELFGGGCGVYAAIACVISYLISGHTGIYGKQMVGEPKFGRYTHERGQHIDEIKR, encoded by the coding sequence GTGCGAAAAATCAGCATTCATTTCCGATTAATTCTTAGAAATTACCCCTTTATATTGTATATTCTTAAGTGGATAACAATAAGTGCCGTTATTGGTATTTGTATTGGTTCGGCTTCGGCTCTGTTTCTGCATTCTCTCGATTTTGTAACTAATTACAGGCAATCGCATCTTTGGATTATGGCTTTTCTGCCCATCGCCGGAGTATTTATTGGTTTGTTGTATCATTATTATGGAAAAGAAGCCAATGCAGGAAATAACCTCTTGATCGATACGATTCATAAACCCGAACAAAGGATTCCTTTTCGAATGGCTCCTCTTGTATATATAGGTACAGTAGTTACTCATTTATTCGGAGGTTCGGCAGGACGAGAGGGTACAGCCATTCAGATGGCAGGAGCCATTGCCGATGTTTTTCGTAAACCTTTTCGATTAACCTCTGAAGAAAGCCGTATCTTACTAGTCGCTGCTACGGCTGCCGGATTTGGTTCTGTTTTCGGTACGCCTCTGGCAGGAGCAATATTTGGTCTGGAGTTTTTCCTGATAGGACGTTTGAGGTACAATGCCCTGTTACCGGCTCTTTTATCGTCTGTTATCGCCGATTTAGCGACTAAAGCATGGCAAGCCCATCATACACATTATTCAATTTCGTTTGTACCTGAAATTTCAGCCGAAACTTTATTGTATACAATATTTGCAGGAGTGGCTTTCGGACTTTGTGCCGTGTTTTTCAGTAAAGGCATACATTATGTAACAGCACTTTTCAAATCGAAAATAAAATACCCCCCTTTCCGCCCTTTTGTCGGAGGTTTGATCGTTATTATTGCCGTTTGGGCAATGGATACCACCGATTATATCGGATTGGGCATCCCTGTTATTGTAGATTCTTTTGACCATCAACTTGTTCCCTATGCTTTTCTATTGAAAATAGCATTTACAATCATAACACTGGCTGCCGGATTTAAGGGTGGAGAAGTTACACCGCTGTTTTTTATAGGAGCAGCTTTAGGAAATGCACTGTCGCTGTTTATCCCTTTGCCTATGGGCTTGTTGGCCGGAATAGGCTTTGTTGCCGTATTTGCAGGTGCTACCAATACGCCGATAGCCTGTTCAATAATGGCTATTGAATTATTTGGCGGAGGATGCGGTGTGTATGCAGCAATCGCTTGCGTAATTTCATATTTAATATCCGGTCATACAGGTATTTATGGGAAACAGATGGTGGGTGAACCTAAATTCGGAAGATATACGCATGAGAGAGGGCAGCATATAGACGAAATAAAGCGTTGA
- a CDS encoding Xaa-Pro peptidase family protein, translating into MDFNTSLFNDLQARRKRLQAEMQKDGVDACILTTGVNVFYVAGCIYNGYFYLPAEGEAFHFLKRTTDAVLENAIFIRKPEQIVEELQKQGLALPKKVLLEVDTLSFSECSRLISSMQITETVNASVLLRQLRSVKSDFEISQVRECAKKHVEVYKQIPNLYKKGMTDLELQFEIEHLMRQHGSLGIFRSYGANMDIYMGSLLVGENAESPSPFDFALGGKGGNAILPLGACGEKIKQGNAIMVDMAGNYGPWMTDMTRVFSVGKLSDLAYKAHEVSREIHEVIKQTAKQGTPCADLYNIAMDLTKKNDLEAYFMGTKLQAKFVGHGVGLEINEPPVLTPRSKEVFVSNTVFALEPKFVIPNVGAVGVENTYLVHDNNIENLTVLEESIIDLDL; encoded by the coding sequence ATGGATTTCAATACATCTTTATTCAACGATTTGCAGGCACGCCGGAAAAGACTTCAAGCCGAAATGCAAAAAGATGGAGTGGATGCTTGTATCCTGACAACAGGGGTCAATGTGTTTTACGTTGCAGGATGTATCTACAATGGGTACTTCTATTTACCTGCTGAGGGAGAAGCATTTCATTTCTTAAAAAGAACTACTGATGCGGTTTTAGAGAATGCGATTTTTATTCGTAAACCCGAGCAGATAGTTGAAGAACTGCAAAAGCAGGGTTTAGCTTTACCTAAGAAAGTGCTTTTGGAGGTAGATACATTGTCATTCTCGGAATGTAGCCGATTGATATCTTCAATGCAAATAACCGAAACAGTAAATGCTTCAGTATTGTTGCGTCAGTTACGTTCCGTAAAATCAGATTTTGAGATTTCTCAGGTCAGAGAGTGTGCGAAAAAACACGTAGAGGTATATAAGCAAATCCCCAATCTATATAAAAAAGGAATGACCGATCTTGAATTACAATTCGAGATTGAACATCTGATGCGTCAGCATGGTTCATTAGGTATATTCAGAAGCTACGGAGCAAATATGGATATCTACATGGGTAGTTTGCTGGTAGGCGAAAATGCCGAAAGTCCCTCTCCATTCGATTTTGCTTTAGGAGGAAAAGGTGGAAATGCTATTTTGCCTCTTGGTGCTTGTGGCGAAAAAATAAAACAAGGTAATGCCATCATGGTAGATATGGCCGGTAATTATGGACCTTGGATGACTGATATGACCCGTGTTTTTTCAGTAGGTAAATTATCCGATTTAGCTTATAAAGCACATGAGGTTTCGAGAGAGATACATGAAGTAATTAAGCAGACTGCAAAACAGGGAACGCCTTGTGCCGACTTATATAATATAGCTATGGATCTTACTAAAAAGAATGATCTGGAAGCTTATTTTATGGGAACGAAGCTACAAGCTAAATTTGTAGGTCATGGCGTTGGTCTCGAAATAAACGAGCCGCCAGTACTTACACCTCGTTCGAAAGAGGTATTTGTAAGTAATACGGTTTTTGCACTTGAACCCAAATTTGTAATTCCAAATGTAGGGGCAGTAGGTGTAGAGAATACCTATTTGGTTCATGATAATAATATTGAGAATCTGACTGTTTTAGAAGAAAGTATAATTGATTTAGACCTATAA
- the nadD gene encoding nicotinate (nicotinamide) nucleotide adenylyltransferase, with product MKIGIFSGSFNPIHIGHMVLANFITEFTDIDEVWFLVTPQNPLKEDTLLLDENTRFEMTRLALANYPKLKASDFEFSLPRPSYTVHTLEALSDAYPENTFALIIGADNWESFDRWRDFEGILEQYRIYVYPRLGYRISISKKLKENVEALNSPIIEISSTFIREGFTKGKDMHAFLPESVYQYIKEKELYR from the coding sequence ATGAAAATAGGAATTTTTTCCGGATCATTTAACCCGATTCATATCGGGCATATGGTGTTAGCGAACTTCATCACCGAATTTACGGATATTGATGAAGTTTGGTTTTTGGTGACACCTCAGAATCCTCTCAAAGAAGATACTCTTTTATTGGACGAAAATACCCGTTTTGAAATGACAAGACTGGCCTTGGCAAATTATCCGAAATTAAAAGCCTCCGATTTTGAATTTTCTCTCCCCAGACCATCTTATACAGTGCATACGTTGGAAGCATTAAGTGATGCTTATCCCGAAAATACATTTGCTTTAATTATAGGGGCGGACAATTGGGAGTCATTCGATAGATGGAGAGATTTCGAAGGGATATTAGAGCAATATAGAATATATGTTTATCCTCGGTTAGGGTATCGTATATCTATATCTAAGAAGCTGAAAGAGAATGTAGAGGCTCTAAATTCCCCTATTATAGAGATCTCGTCAACCTTTATTCGGGAAGGATTTACCAAAGGAAAAGACATGCATGCTTTCTTACCCGAAAGTGTGTATCAATATATCAAAGAAAAAGAGTTATACCGTTAA